The window CATTTTTCTAATATCTTTTTGATTTAAAAATCTTAAGATACGCTTTTTAACTAACCACTTACTTTTCAACATATTATTTCTAGTTCTTTTGCCTCATTAAATGAATATGGTGAAGGTCTAATTTCAAAGTCTTTTTAGACATTAACTTCAACTCCCGAAAACGCTTGTTATTATAATAACATATATTCCTTTCTCTTAAAAGGAATATATTGGCATATAAATTAATGCTAATTATTAATTTCTCTTTACTCAAAAAAACTGTAAAAATTAATTAAAAGGCAGGCATACCCGCCTTTTAATCTTAGTCTATTCTTTTTAAACCAATTCTTCCTCGATTTTTATCCACACTAATTACTTCCACTTTAACAACATCTCCAACTGAAACAACTTCTAAAGGATGCTTTACGTATTTTTCACTAAGGTGAGAAATATGAATTAACCCATCCTCTTTGAGTCCAAGATCAACAAAAGCTCCAAAATCAACTACATTTCGTACTTCTCCCTCCATAATCATACCTTCACTTAAGTCATCTAATTGCATGACATCTTTCTTTAGTTTAGGCTTATCTAACTCATCTCTAGGATCATATAATGGTTTTTTGAAAGCTTCTAAGATATCTTCTAAAGTATAATAATCGGTTCCTAAAGTCTCACTCAATTCTCGAACTTTAGCTTTATCTGCGATTAATTTATTAACTTTATCAATAAGTTCTTGTGACCCTAAACTTTCGATTCCTTCCTCTAAAGTATCTAGAACACCTTGTGCAACCTTATAAGACTCGGGATGTATAGCAGTCTTATCTAATGCATTTTCTCCATCTAAAATTCTCAAAAATCCTGCACATTGTTCAAATGTTTTAGCTCCTAACCCCTTAACAGATTTGAGTTCTTTTCTTGTGGTAAAGCTACCTAGTTTAGATCTAGTATCAACCATATTTTGCGCACTTTTTTTATTTAACCCTGATATATAACGTAGTAGATGTACAGAAGCAGTATTTACATCAACTCCTACTTGATTAACAACTTTTTCTACAACAAATTGTACAGTTTCTTTTAATTTAGTCTGAGAAACATCGTGTTGATACTGGCCTACTCCCATTGATTTAGGATCAATTTTAACAAGCTCAGCTAGAGGATCTAATACTCTTCTAGCTATTGAAATAGCACTACGTTCTTGTACATCTAACTCTGGAAATTCTTCTTTAGCTAGTTTAGATGCTGAATAAACACTAGCTCCATCTTCGCTAACTATAGCATATTGAACATCTCTATCTACATTAGCAATAGTTTCTGCTATGAATTCTTCTGTTTCTCTTGAAGCTGTACCATTACCAATTGCTATAACATCAACACTGTAATTATCGATGATTTTTAATACTTTTTCTCTTGCTTTATCTTTTTTGTTAAAAGGAGGAGTTGGATACATTACATCAACTTCTAACATTTCACCTGTTTTATCTACTACCGCTAATTTGCATCCAGATTTATAAGCTGGGTCAACACCTAGAATAGTTTTACCTTTTATCGGTGGCTGCATTAATAATCTTTCTAGGTTCTGAGAAAACACTTTAATAGCTTGTTCTTCTGCTTGTTCGGTTTTAGTTTTTCTAAGTTCTCTTTGTATAGAAGGAACTATTAATCTTTTAACAGAATCTTGTATTGCTTCTAAAACTACTTCATAGGAATACCCTAGTAAATCATGAACTTCTCTTTTTACTACTTTTTCAACTACTTTTTCTTCTGGAGAAATTAAATTGACTTTTAACACACCTTCTTTTTCTCCTCGATTAACAGCCATCACTCTATGTAGTGGTAATTTATTTAAATTACTTTGGTATTCATAATAGTCTTTGTAAACACCTTTTTCATCCTTAGAATCATCTTTAACAGAAGTTTCTATTAAAGTGTTTGTAACTGAAATACCTTTAGCATCATTTCTATTTTCAACTTTCTCAGATACCTGTTCTGCGATAATATCTTTCGCACCTTGAAGGGCATCTTCTTTTGAGTTTATCCCTTTTTCTTCATCTACATATTTCTCTAGTTCAATGTAAGCCTTTTCTTCTGTAGTAATAGTTCCTTGTACAAAAAGTTTGGCTAAAGGTTCTAACCCCTTTTCTTTTGCTTTCATACCTCGAGTCTTTTTCTTTTGTTTATATGGCTTATAGATTTCTTCTAATTCTTGTAAAGTTTCAGCAGCATTAATTGCTTTTTGTAGCTCAGAAGTAAGTTTTTCTCTTTTAGTTAAAGTTTCAATTATCTCTTCTTTACGATTACTTAAGTTAGTTAAATACTCATATCGGTCTATTATATTTCTAATATCTTCTTCAGTTAGGTTACCTGTCTCATTTTTTCGATATCTTGCTACAAATGGTACTGTATTACCTTCTTCTTTTATTAGAGAAATAACTTTAGAAACTTTTCCTTCAGGAAAATTCTGTTCAGTTGAAACTCTTTTTAAGATAGTCTCGTTCACAATATCTCCTCCTCAAGTAACATACAATCATTTAAAATCTACAGACCACATTATACCTGTTTTAAGTAAGATTTCAAATAATATAGTATCTATTTATAATTTGTTCAAATACCCAATAGCCCTCTATAACTAGTATTCAATGAATTATGAATTTAAAAGTCTTATTATAAATACAATTATAATATAGTATAGAAGGGAGTGGAAACAATTACAGAAGGATGTAATCATAGGGTTTGGAGAGTACAATTAAATGATTGGGAACCAACTGGGTTTGAAGTTGAAGAGTTGTTTGCAAGTATTTTTTACAGGGACATTATCGACCCTGGACTGACTATCTTACAAGCACTTGATTTATATTCCTGTAATTATCTACATCAATTAGCAAGGGAAAGTATAACTGCTATCCTTAATACTTCTCACCCGAATGTAAACTATCCAATACCAATGGAACAAATTATCTACTACTTTCAATTTGCATATGATAGCAATGATTCTTCTATTATCAAAAAACAGTTTAACTTATTAGAACTATATAATAACCAGTTCTGTCCGATTAAAAAAAACTGACAAATGATTCGCTCCTTATTGTTTGTTATTTATCACTAATTACTTCTTGCGCTATCACCTTTTGTAATCCAATTCATAGTCTGTAGTAAACCAATTAGAAAGGGTGAGAATTTGACCTATCATAAGAGACCACCTAAAGGGCGTCAACCAAGAAAATGTCCTGAAAATTTCCAAGGGAGATATACAGTACAACCAGGAGATACAATGTTCTTTATTGCACAAAGAGTATGTGTTGATCTAAATGACTTAATTGCTGCAAACCCTCATATTGAAAATCCCGATAAAATTTTTCCAGGGGATGTACTATGTGTACCTAAAGATGATGTCAGACCAAGAGAGCCAAAGAAATGTCCTAAAAACTTCAAAAGATATACTGTCCAAAAGGGCGACACCATGTTTAAGATTGCACAACGCTTTAGTATTGATTTAGATAAATTAATTACAGCTAACCCGCACATTGAAGATCCTGATGTAATATTCCCAGGAGATGTATTATGTGTGCCAAGAAAAAGACCACCTAGACCTAGAGAACCTAAAAAGTGTCCTCCTGACTTTCCAAAAAGATATACGGTTAGAAAAGGGGATACCTTTTTCTCTATTGCTAAAAGATTCAGTGTATCCGTAGATGATTTAATAGATGCTAACCCTCATATTGAAGATCCTGATGTAATATTCCCAGGAGATGTACTGTGTGTTCCAAAAAAGAAAAAACCTGAGCCACCAGAGCCTAGAGAGCCTAAAAAATGTCCTCCTGACTTTCCAAAAAGATATACGGTTAGAGAAACAGATACGTTCACCTCTATAGCTAAAAGATTCAGTGTACCAGTAGACGAATTGATAGCTGCCAACCCTCATATTGAAGACCCTGATGAGATCTTTCCAGGAGATGTACTGTGTGTTCCAAAAAAGAAAAAACCTGAGCCACCAGAGCCCAGGGAACCTAAAAAATGTCCTCCAATGTTTAAAAGAAGATATACTGTAGAAGAAGGGGACACTTTTATATCAATAGCTCGTGAGTTTAATGTTTCAGTAGATGCTTTAATTAATGCTAACCCTCATATTGAAGATCCCGATGTACTTTTCCCTGGGGACGTACTCTGTGTTCCAAAGAAACCATTACCAGATCCGAGAGAACCTAAAAAGTGCCCACCTAAATTCCGTAGAAGGTACACTGTAGAGGAAGGGGATACTTTCTTCATTATAGCTAATAAATTCAATGTTTCTGTAGATGAGTTAGTAGAAGCTAACCCTCATATAGAAGATCCGGCTGTAATCTTCCCAGGGGATGTACTCTGTGTTCCTAGAAAGAGGAAGTGGTAAAATAAGTAAGCGGTCCGTCCGGACCGCTTACTTATTTTAAAAATTCAATTTTATACCGTTGACTTTTAACCAATCACGCCGCCATTTAAAATCTGGTAAAATAGTTGCTACACAGTTCCAAAAATTTTTCCCATGATTTTTATGTTTTAAGTGACACATTTCGTGAACAACTAAATATTCTAGTACTTCCTTAGGTGCCATAGAAATGCGCCAGTTAAAGTAAAGTGCATTTTGGGATGTACAGCTTCCCCAACGTTTCTTTTGTTCCTTAACCATGATTTTTGTAGGTTGTTCTTTAAAATATTTTTGAAAATATCTTATACGCTCTTCTATTAGTTTATGGGTTTGATTAAAATACCAGTTTCTTAGAGTTTCTCTTACTACCTCTTTTTCTTCAGACTTAGTATAAACTTGTATTTCATTATCTGTTAATTCGACTTTATTTTCATGATCACAAAAAAATATATTAAGCGTATAAGGTTTTCCTAAAAAATATAACTGTTCACCAACTTTAAATTGTTTATCAGTATATTGTTCTTTTATATCTTGAAAATATTTCATTTTTGAAACTACCCAATCTCCTCTACTTCTAACCCAATTTTGTATATCATCATCAGAAATGTTTTTAGGTGCAAGAATTCTAACATTCCCTTCTAGAGTGACTTGAAGTTCCATAGTTTTTCTATTTCTTTTTTGTATAGTTATATCTATCAATTCTCCTTTGTGTTTTATCTTCATGCAAAGTTCTCCTTTCAATGTAAAAGTCTCTTCACTTAACTAAAAATAAGTTATACAAATTAGTATACTAAAATTGATTATCGCAAGCATTTAATGAAAGGTGTGTTGTTTTGATTTATAATAGAAGTAATTTAGATCTAGAAATGTTTCATTAAGGAATAATGACAACTTGCAAAGTTCTTTGAGCTTTCTCAATTAATATACTATTAGCTAACCCTATCCTCTTTAAATTTTTAGCACAGCCTCTATATTTTTTAAGAATAAGATAATTAATTGGTATTTGTCCTCATATAAATAAGTTGGTACAATTAACTAGGTATAGTATTAATTTTATTAATTATCTGTTACAATTAATCGGTTTCGAATATGAGAAATGGGAGGTTATGTTACATTGCATAATTATGATGTAATTGTTGTTGGTGCGGGTCCTGCTGGTATTTATGCTTGCTATGAATTAATCCAACAAAACCCTAAGCTAAATATTTTGTTAGTTGAAAAAGGTAAGGATATATATAAAAGATCTTGTCCTATTCTACAAAATAAATTATCTAAATGTCCACCTTCAAGTGAGAAAAAAGATATTGCTAGCTGCCACCCAAACTGTTCTATTACAAATGGATTTGGTGGCGCAGGTGCATATTCTGATGGTAAATTTAATATTACCACAGAATTCGGGGGTTGGATGACTGATTATTTATCACCTTCTCACGTTTTAGACCTTATTAAATATGTAGATCAAATTAATATAGAACATGGTGCTACTTCTACATTATCAGACCCTACAACACCTGCAGTCAAAGATATTGAAAAGCGTGGGTTAGCTGCAAGTCTAAAATTATTAAGAGCTAATGTAAAACATCTTGGAACTGAACAAAACTTACAAATTTTACAAAATATATTTGAGAATTTAAAAGAAAAAATAGATATGATATTTGAAACTAAAGTTTCTGATTTGATCACTAAATCTAATTCTAATAATAATTATAAAATTCAAGGTATTATAACTGACGATGGTGAAGAATATTATGGTGATAAGGTAGTGATTGTACCCGGAAGAGATGGCTCTGAATGGTTAACTAAAGTATTTGAAAAGTACGGGTTAGAAGTCAGTAGTAATCAAGTGGATGTAGGTGTTAGAGTTGAAACTCTAGATACAATTATGGAAGAGATTAATAAAAATTTATATGAAGGTAAGTTTATCTATAGGACTTCTGTTGGTACTACAGTCAGAAGTTTTTGTAGTAATCCCTCTGGGCATGTAGTAATTGAAAATCATAGTGGTGTAATGTTAGCAAATGGGCACGCTTATAAAGATAAAAGTCTAGGGAGTGAAAACACGAACTTTGCCCTATTAGTTTCACATAAGTTTTCATACCCCTTTAATAAACCAACTGAGTATGCTAAATCAATTTCAAAGCTTGCTAATGATTTATCAGAAGGCAGTGTCCTTATTCAAAGTTATGGTGATATTATAAAAGGCAGACGTTCTACAGAAAAACGAATCAATGAATGTTTTATTAAACCTACTCTTAAAGAAGCTGTTCCTGGTAATTTAGGTTTAGTTTTACCATATTCAACAATGATAAGTATTATTGAAATGATTGAGGCACTAGATAAAGTAACACCTGGGATAGCATCAGACCACACTTTATTATACGGAGTTGAAGCTAAATTTTACTCTTCTAGACCTATATTGAAAAATAACTTCGAAACTGAGATAGAAGGCTTATATGCTGGTGGTGACGGAGCTGGTATTACTAGAGGGCTTGCCCAGGCAGGCGCCTGTGGAGTAGCAATTGCACGAGATATTTCAAATAGAATTTAATCGAGTAGGAGGTAGATAATTAATTTATCTACCGACCTCTCACACCACCAAGCGTACCGTTCGGTACTTGGCGGTTCAATGATTTGAGTGCAGTACCTCGTATCTTTTGGATATGTCTTCATATCCAATTGATGCGAGGTATTTGTTTAAAGGAATCCTTACCGTTTTTCTTAATTACTTTTAATAACTTATTAAAGTCTTCCTAAAGAGTGGGGTTATGTCAAATGTGCCTTTGATCCCTTCTACCAAAGGCACCCCACAAGGTGGATACCTTTCACCACTACTCAGTAATATCTACCTCACTAGTTTTGATCGCCTACTTGAGGGTAAAGGACATAAATTTGTGAGGTACGCCGATGACTGTGTCATTTACGTCAAAAGTAAGAGAGCCACTGAAAGAGTAATGATCAGTTGTACAAAATACCTTGAAGAGAAATTAAAACTTAAGGTAAACCGAGAAAAGAGCAACACTGGTAGCCCGCTTAAGAGAGAAGGTTAGAATCCGACCGCACCAAAAGTCCATAAAACGGTTCAAGGATAGGGTACGGCAGATAACAAGTCGTAAACGTGGTAGGTCAATTCAACAGATACTTAAAGAGCTTAAAATATTCACTACAGGCTGGTTAAGCTATTTTTCCATTGCAGATATGAAGAATAGAATTACTGCCCTTAACGAATGGATTAGGCGTAGAATTCGAATCTACTTGTGGAAGCAGTGGAAGAAAATAAGTTATTGTTTATGAGTTTGAGTATGATTATGAGGGAGCTTGTGATTTTGGAAATACGATTATCTATGCTACTACAGACGAAGTTTATATGGAGGATCATGGAAAAGTAAGGTATGCGTATTTTTGGTTAAAGCCAGACTATAGGGGAGGCTTAATTTATTTCGTAATTGGAATTCCTGAATTGGAAGATACAAAGGAATTACCTGAAGAAAGGTTTATTGAAGTTAAATTACAGGAATTAATAGAGAATGGTTATATCGACCAAACTATAGAAGATGCAAAGCACGATGAAATGAAACTTGAAGAAATGAGACTTGAAGAAGGTTAGTAAAAGCCCCTTGGGAGTGGTAAAAACACTTCCAAGGGGTTAATATTTATGAAAGGGTTATATAATGAATATGAAAACAAGAGTCCATTAATTCATAGATTTGTTTCAAAAAGAAATAATAAAATATTAATTTGATTAAAAATTTAGTACATTTATTAACCCATTAATCGTATATCTCCTTTTGATAAATAATAATATCTCTCATTATTAGATTTGAAATTTTTAATAGTGTTCCTTAATATATTCTCTATAGCCACTCTTGAAACTCATCAATCAAGTCAGAACCCTCATTATAATGGAGGAGATTTTGCATGTAGATGAAAGTAAAGTGCAAATATAATGGTGTATACATAAATTACTATAGGTGCAAAGAATAATATAGAAATAGGGAGAAAAATAATATATTTACTTATAATGAAGTTTAATACTGTAAAAGATAATTGAAGTAAAAAGCTAATTATTAAAAAATACTTTAAAACTATTTTGAAATGATCTCTTAAAAGTTTCCATGAATAAGATATTGATTCAATTACATAATAATTTTCATTAACTATAATATATGGCACAAAAAAGAATATTAACTCGATCATAAAAATTAATAGAAATAAGAAAATGTTAGAGCCACTAGTCAACAAAAATATAATGCTAGATGAAATAAAAATAATAACATATTTCAAAACAAAAAAATTAACAAGTCTCCCCCAATATTCTAAACTATTTTTATAGAAATTTATAAAATTTAGAGAAACGTTACTTTCATAAAAAATTTGCTTAACTAACCCCAATATTCCACTCAAAAGAAAAATACGGAATAATACAAATAATAAAAAAAGTTCTAGATCTAGAGTATAATTACTTATGATATTATTATGAATAACCTCGCTTGTGAATGATAATGGTATTGATTTATTTGATATAAAATTTAATTTTATATCAAATAAATCAGAAATAAAATTAAAAAAATTAGTGTTAACCAAATATGTTAAAATAAAAATTATCATTAATTTAACAATATCTATAATAATCGGTATACTTATTAAGCTAGGTTTTTTAAATGTATATTTTAGAGACTTATTAAAGATTATAATACCCCCCTATAGAAATTATCAAATATTGAAGTAACTATTATTGCTATTCATTTAAAAAAAAGTTGCTGTTTTAACAACATTACTTTTCTTAATCTTATTTAGTATAGTAACAGTAAGTGCTGAAGAAAATTATAAAACTGACTCGACAAGATTCAAAGAAAAATTAGATATAGCACATGAAGATATATTTAAAAATTTACCTGACTATTCAAAGGTTTGAAAAAGATACTAACAATACAACAGGACTAACGATGGATAGTAAATCAGAAAATATAAGTCCAGAATTTATTATTGCGCCATCGATTAGTTCATTAAGAACAAGAGATACATTTCCCTCAGCTAAGTCTAGAAAAGTTTGTATGAAAGAATAATCTTCAGTTGGGTCATGTAGAGTTAAATCATGCCTATCCAATTCTCCTTTACCTATGTGTTCTGCCCAAATTGTTGTCGTTCGAGCGTCAGCATCTTGAAACCCTTCGAATATATTTTTTCACCTTAATAACTCCCAATCAAATAAAATGTTGCAAAAAATCTGCAACTTTTTTAAAATTTTTTTGTTATTAGTATAGAAAAATTCATAAAAGGGAGGAATAATCTATGCTTAAAAAGGTAGAATATTAGGAGGGGTTTAGTTAACCCCTCCTAATTTAGTGATTCAGCTATTTTTAATAGTTCGTTTTTTGTGATTTGCCCCATGATAGCATGTTCAATCCCTCTATAATCAATAAAAGAAACAGTGATATAATCATTTTCATGGAAAGCAATGATCCCTTTTTCTCCATTTATTTCTGTAGTTTCAGTTGATGCTTCTCCAAACCCTGCACTTAAATGTGTGCCTTCATTTATTTTCCTTTGTATTAAGCGTATTTTTTTATCTCCATCTGAAAAGAATAAAGTAACTCGATAATTTTCTAGGGTTTCGTCTTCAATATCCCATTCGTCTAGTTCGTATCCTGAGGGGAGATAATTAGGTAGTATAAGTTTATCTATTTTTAATTCCTCGTCCAATTCTTCAGATAGCCAACCATATTGCACTTGAGACCCCTCTTGGCTAATAATTTCAAAAAAAGTTGATCTTAAAGCAGTGATTTGGTTATCGAAAAATCCGAATGAATTAATTATTACAAAAAATACTACAATAGATACTAAGGTTTTGCCTACTTTATTCAACTTTTTCTTACCCCTATGTCTCTCTATATCGGCAAGTAATTTTTCAAAATTATCTTGTTCAGTCATTTAAATCACCTGCCTTAAAGAGCTTGTCTCTAATTTGCTTAACAGCTCTTGAATAATTAGACCTAAGGGTAGTCTCTTTTTTTTGGAAGTGTTTAGCAATTTCTTTAAATGATTTATTTTCTGATATCCTAAAATATATTATTGATTTATTTTTTGGTGTTAACTTCTGTATATGGGAGTTAACTAATCCCATGGTTTCTGATTTTATGGTATGTTTTTCCGGATTAAAATTATCGTCGGTTTTATTTAGTTCATCTATTTTATCAGACTTATAGATTTTTTTATTATAATTGTAATAATCATAAGCCTCATTTTTAGCAACAA of the Natranaerobius trueperi genome contains:
- a CDS encoding DUF4367 domain-containing protein, with protein sequence MTEQDNFEKLLADIERHRGKKKLNKVGKTLVSIVVFFVIINSFGFFDNQITALRSTFFEIISQEGSQVQYGWLSEELDEELKIDKLILPNYLPSGYELDEWDIEDETLENYRVTLFFSDGDKKIRLIQRKINEGTHLSAGFGEASTETTEINGEKGIIAFHENDYITVSFIDYRGIEHAIMGQITKNELLKIAESLN
- a CDS encoding group II intron maturase-specific domain-containing protein, translated to MQQILKELKIFTTGWLSYFSIADMKNRITALNEWIRRRIRIYLWKQWKKISYCL
- a CDS encoding reverse transcriptase domain-containing protein; the encoded protein is MSNVPLIPSTKGTPQGGYLSPLLSNIYLTSFDRLLEGKGHKFVRYADDCVIYVKSKRATERVMISCTKYLEEKLKLKVNREKSNTGSPLKREG
- a CDS encoding Tex family protein, whose amino-acid sequence is MNETILKRVSTEQNFPEGKVSKVISLIKEEGNTVPFVARYRKNETGNLTEEDIRNIIDRYEYLTNLSNRKEEIIETLTKREKLTSELQKAINAAETLQELEEIYKPYKQKKKTRGMKAKEKGLEPLAKLFVQGTITTEEKAYIELEKYVDEEKGINSKEDALQGAKDIIAEQVSEKVENRNDAKGISVTNTLIETSVKDDSKDEKGVYKDYYEYQSNLNKLPLHRVMAVNRGEKEGVLKVNLISPEEKVVEKVVKREVHDLLGYSYEVVLEAIQDSVKRLIVPSIQRELRKTKTEQAEEQAIKVFSQNLERLLMQPPIKGKTILGVDPAYKSGCKLAVVDKTGEMLEVDVMYPTPPFNKKDKAREKVLKIIDNYSVDVIAIGNGTASRETEEFIAETIANVDRDVQYAIVSEDGASVYSASKLAKEEFPELDVQERSAISIARRVLDPLAELVKIDPKSMGVGQYQHDVSQTKLKETVQFVVEKVVNQVGVDVNTASVHLLRYISGLNKKSAQNMVDTRSKLGSFTTRKELKSVKGLGAKTFEQCAGFLRILDGENALDKTAIHPESYKVAQGVLDTLEEGIESLGSQELIDKVNKLIADKAKVRELSETLGTDYYTLEDILEAFKKPLYDPRDELDKPKLKKDVMQLDDLSEGMIMEGEVRNVVDFGAFVDLGLKEDGLIHISHLSEKYVKHPLEVVSVGDVVKVEVISVDKNRGRIGLKRID
- a CDS encoding M48 family metallopeptidase encodes the protein MKIKHKGELIDITIQKRNRKTMELQVTLEGNVRILAPKNISDDDIQNWVRSRGDWVVSKMKYFQDIKEQYTDKQFKVGEQLYFLGKPYTLNIFFCDHENKVELTDNEIQVYTKSEEKEVVRETLRNWYFNQTHKLIEERIRYFQKYFKEQPTKIMVKEQKKRWGSCTSQNALYFNWRISMAPKEVLEYLVVHEMCHLKHKNHGKNFWNCVATILPDFKWRRDWLKVNGIKLNF
- a CDS encoding muramidase family protein codes for the protein MTYHKRPPKGRQPRKCPENFQGRYTVQPGDTMFFIAQRVCVDLNDLIAANPHIENPDKIFPGDVLCVPKDDVRPREPKKCPKNFKRYTVQKGDTMFKIAQRFSIDLDKLITANPHIEDPDVIFPGDVLCVPRKRPPRPREPKKCPPDFPKRYTVRKGDTFFSIAKRFSVSVDDLIDANPHIEDPDVIFPGDVLCVPKKKKPEPPEPREPKKCPPDFPKRYTVRETDTFTSIAKRFSVPVDELIAANPHIEDPDEIFPGDVLCVPKKKKPEPPEPREPKKCPPMFKRRYTVEEGDTFISIAREFNVSVDALINANPHIEDPDVLFPGDVLCVPKKPLPDPREPKKCPPKFRRRYTVEEGDTFFIIANKFNVSVDELVEANPHIEDPAVIFPGDVLCVPRKRKW
- a CDS encoding NAD(P)/FAD-dependent oxidoreductase; translated protein: MHNYDVIVVGAGPAGIYACYELIQQNPKLNILLVEKGKDIYKRSCPILQNKLSKCPPSSEKKDIASCHPNCSITNGFGGAGAYSDGKFNITTEFGGWMTDYLSPSHVLDLIKYVDQINIEHGATSTLSDPTTPAVKDIEKRGLAASLKLLRANVKHLGTEQNLQILQNIFENLKEKIDMIFETKVSDLITKSNSNNNYKIQGIITDDGEEYYGDKVVIVPGRDGSEWLTKVFEKYGLEVSSNQVDVGVRVETLDTIMEEINKNLYEGKFIYRTSVGTTVRSFCSNPSGHVVIENHSGVMLANGHAYKDKSLGSENTNFALLVSHKFSYPFNKPTEYAKSISKLANDLSEGSVLIQSYGDIIKGRRSTEKRINECFIKPTLKEAVPGNLGLVLPYSTMISIIEMIEALDKVTPGIASDHTLLYGVEAKFYSSRPILKNNFETEIEGLYAGGDGAGITRGLAQAGACGVAIARDISNRI
- a CDS encoding RNA polymerase sigma factor; the encoded protein is MSKILTQIQTKDEKISEDIVHNSFIKISNKLNEIDNITELKRYMTVVAKNEAYDYYNYNKKIYKSDKIDELNKTDDNFNPEKHTIKSETMGLVNSHIQKLTPKNKSIIYFRISENKSFKEIAKHFQKKETTLRSNYSRAVKQIRDKLFKAGDLND